One part of the Vanessa cardui chromosome 2, ilVanCard2.1, whole genome shotgun sequence genome encodes these proteins:
- the LOC124542255 gene encoding inactive histone-lysine N-methyltransferase 2E isoform X2: protein MTSGYGCDNDNCLWNWIAHCGGLYGAADKEADEEEGNAGTGHTDETEDDADHGKHILPLSGHATTVEVSASMQDFFKMLDEKIEKGKDYDSSSETEVRLERERRKKLIDQWRSASLSTQSSQSQPSPPTPARRRMPRPIPQPPERQNSPGSVRRCYRQQHVQEGMSPPPRRAHSAQSHHPPDSRQINGDNWHDPTKSPVKRPQSAGSTWKSNPKVAPYNQKPKKNEVNENQRTNQKDADASTNASHDISQITYNPTFQTHSPAHSAKSQQPYIAQIISCPMSQQVAPPSPPKFIAPPEEYQDPQNHMADNKYSGSQKQAHNQSQVNPQSQIYYIHGNPSTNVSNPQDLVQQRQQTHFHLQQYVAMKQAQQQMFTYLQRGPHTVFPNVDYAQIPNPRIYEGEEFTGQYGHPALRTHSAPTPVGVVRPMPIPPPFSPLPDGSHMVQMPMWPHMPPVVSTMGPWLPGQGHEMQYYPQSQFMPMYRATSAGSAGTLTRYHKKETSDGEVKNVCQSINIVRQKQIGQIVSVPGQELTVCNSTSDSPSPASVSTDSGVSPGNSAPNSKASVFSQPPVPSESFTAVDSKAKKMKTAPFSRPLKNSKSLDS from the exons GCGCAGCAGACAAGGAAGCAGATGAAGAGGAAGGCAACGCAGGAACAGGGCACACGGATGAGACGGAGGATGACGCCGACCATGGAAAACATATTCTGCCTCTCTCTGGACACGCAACCACCGT tgaGGTGTCGGCCAGTATGCAGGACTTCTTTAAAATGCTGGACGAAAAGATTGAAAAG ggcAAAGACTATGATTCGTCGAGTGAGACGGAAGTACGTCTAGAAAGAGAAAGACGAAAAAAGTTAATTGATCAATGGCGCTCTGCATCACTGTCGACCCAATCATCACAATCCCAGCCCAGCCCTCCAACTCCAGCTAGACGACGCATGCCGAGGCCTATACCGCAACCACCAGAACGCCAAAACAGTCCTGGATCGGTCAGAAGATGCTACAGGCAACAGCACGTTCAAGAAGGAATGTCTCCACCTCCGAGAAGGGCTCATAGTGCTCAGTCTCACCACCCACCAGACTCACGACAAATTAATGGTGACAACTGGCATGATCCTACGAAGTCACCGGTAAAAAGGCCTCAAAGCGCTGGATCAACTTGGAAAAGTAATCCAAAAGTTGCACCTTACAATCAAAAGCCGAAAAAAAACGAAGTCAATGAAAACCAAAGAACAAACCAAAAAGACGCCGACGCGTCAACGAATGCTAGTCATGACATATCTCAAATAACATATAACCCTACATTCCAAACTCATAGTCCAGCCCATTCGGCTAAGTCTCAGCAACCGTACATAGCGCAAATTATAAGTTGTCCGATGTCCCAACAAGTTGCTCCTCCATCTCCGCCAAAGTTTATAGCCCCACCAGAAGAGTACCAAGACCCTCAAAACCATATGGCAGATAATAAATACAGTGGCAGTCAAAAACAGGCGCATAATCAATCACAAGTGAACCCTCAGTCtcaaatttattacattcacGGTAATCCATCGACGAACGTTTCAAATCCACAAGATTTAGTGCAACAAAGACAGCAAACACACTTTCATCTGCAGCAATACGTGGCAATGAAACAAGCTCAACAACAAATGTTCACGTATCTACAACGAGGCCCTCACACCGTATTTCCCAACGTGGATTATGCTCAAATTCCAAATCCGAGAATTTATGAAGGCGAAGAATTCACGGGTCAATACGGGCATCCAGCTTTAAGGACACACAGTGCTCCAACACCCGTGGGAGTCGTCCGACCTATGCCAATCCCTCCTCCCTTCAGCCCATTGCCAGACGGATCGCATATGGTTCAAATGCCTATGTGGCCTCACATGCCACCAGTCGTTTCGACAATGGGCCCTTGGTTGCCAGGACAAGGACATGAAATGCAATACTACCCTCAATCTCAATTCATGCCAATGTACAGAGCGACTTCAGCTGGTTCCGCCGGTACATTAACTAGGTACCATAAAAAGGAAACAAGTGATGGTGAAGTCAAGAATGTGTGCCAAAGTATAAACATAGTGAGGCAGAAACAGATCGGTCAGATCGTGTCAGTGCCCGGTCAGGAACTAACTGTGTGCAACAGTACGAGCGACAGCCCAAGTCCTGCGTCAGTGAGCACAGACAGCGGAGTATCTCCTGGGAACAGTGCTCCTAATTCTAAAGCATCTGTTTTCAGCCAACCCCCCGTACCTTCGGAGTCCTTCACCGCTGTAGATAGCAAAGCTAAGAAAATGAAAACTGCACCATTTTCGCGACCTCTGAAAAATTCTAAAAGTCTAGATTCTTAG
- the LOC124542255 gene encoding inactive histone-lysine N-methyltransferase 2E isoform X1, with protein MGCGQSKINLYPRRNKNGGKGNSAKKSGAADKEADEEEGNAGTGHTDETEDDADHGKHILPLSGHATTVEVSASMQDFFKMLDEKIEKGKDYDSSSETEVRLERERRKKLIDQWRSASLSTQSSQSQPSPPTPARRRMPRPIPQPPERQNSPGSVRRCYRQQHVQEGMSPPPRRAHSAQSHHPPDSRQINGDNWHDPTKSPVKRPQSAGSTWKSNPKVAPYNQKPKKNEVNENQRTNQKDADASTNASHDISQITYNPTFQTHSPAHSAKSQQPYIAQIISCPMSQQVAPPSPPKFIAPPEEYQDPQNHMADNKYSGSQKQAHNQSQVNPQSQIYYIHGNPSTNVSNPQDLVQQRQQTHFHLQQYVAMKQAQQQMFTYLQRGPHTVFPNVDYAQIPNPRIYEGEEFTGQYGHPALRTHSAPTPVGVVRPMPIPPPFSPLPDGSHMVQMPMWPHMPPVVSTMGPWLPGQGHEMQYYPQSQFMPMYRATSAGSAGTLTRYHKKETSDGEVKNVCQSINIVRQKQIGQIVSVPGQELTVCNSTSDSPSPASVSTDSGVSPGNSAPNSKASVFSQPPVPSESFTAVDSKAKKMKTAPFSRPLKNSKSLDS; from the exons GCGCAGCAGACAAGGAAGCAGATGAAGAGGAAGGCAACGCAGGAACAGGGCACACGGATGAGACGGAGGATGACGCCGACCATGGAAAACATATTCTGCCTCTCTCTGGACACGCAACCACCGT tgaGGTGTCGGCCAGTATGCAGGACTTCTTTAAAATGCTGGACGAAAAGATTGAAAAG ggcAAAGACTATGATTCGTCGAGTGAGACGGAAGTACGTCTAGAAAGAGAAAGACGAAAAAAGTTAATTGATCAATGGCGCTCTGCATCACTGTCGACCCAATCATCACAATCCCAGCCCAGCCCTCCAACTCCAGCTAGACGACGCATGCCGAGGCCTATACCGCAACCACCAGAACGCCAAAACAGTCCTGGATCGGTCAGAAGATGCTACAGGCAACAGCACGTTCAAGAAGGAATGTCTCCACCTCCGAGAAGGGCTCATAGTGCTCAGTCTCACCACCCACCAGACTCACGACAAATTAATGGTGACAACTGGCATGATCCTACGAAGTCACCGGTAAAAAGGCCTCAAAGCGCTGGATCAACTTGGAAAAGTAATCCAAAAGTTGCACCTTACAATCAAAAGCCGAAAAAAAACGAAGTCAATGAAAACCAAAGAACAAACCAAAAAGACGCCGACGCGTCAACGAATGCTAGTCATGACATATCTCAAATAACATATAACCCTACATTCCAAACTCATAGTCCAGCCCATTCGGCTAAGTCTCAGCAACCGTACATAGCGCAAATTATAAGTTGTCCGATGTCCCAACAAGTTGCTCCTCCATCTCCGCCAAAGTTTATAGCCCCACCAGAAGAGTACCAAGACCCTCAAAACCATATGGCAGATAATAAATACAGTGGCAGTCAAAAACAGGCGCATAATCAATCACAAGTGAACCCTCAGTCtcaaatttattacattcacGGTAATCCATCGACGAACGTTTCAAATCCACAAGATTTAGTGCAACAAAGACAGCAAACACACTTTCATCTGCAGCAATACGTGGCAATGAAACAAGCTCAACAACAAATGTTCACGTATCTACAACGAGGCCCTCACACCGTATTTCCCAACGTGGATTATGCTCAAATTCCAAATCCGAGAATTTATGAAGGCGAAGAATTCACGGGTCAATACGGGCATCCAGCTTTAAGGACACACAGTGCTCCAACACCCGTGGGAGTCGTCCGACCTATGCCAATCCCTCCTCCCTTCAGCCCATTGCCAGACGGATCGCATATGGTTCAAATGCCTATGTGGCCTCACATGCCACCAGTCGTTTCGACAATGGGCCCTTGGTTGCCAGGACAAGGACATGAAATGCAATACTACCCTCAATCTCAATTCATGCCAATGTACAGAGCGACTTCAGCTGGTTCCGCCGGTACATTAACTAGGTACCATAAAAAGGAAACAAGTGATGGTGAAGTCAAGAATGTGTGCCAAAGTATAAACATAGTGAGGCAGAAACAGATCGGTCAGATCGTGTCAGTGCCCGGTCAGGAACTAACTGTGTGCAACAGTACGAGCGACAGCCCAAGTCCTGCGTCAGTGAGCACAGACAGCGGAGTATCTCCTGGGAACAGTGCTCCTAATTCTAAAGCATCTGTTTTCAGCCAACCCCCCGTACCTTCGGAGTCCTTCACCGCTGTAGATAGCAAAGCTAAGAAAATGAAAACTGCACCATTTTCGCGACCTCTGAAAAATTCTAAAAGTCTAGATTCTTAG